In Flavobacterium hankyongi, the genomic window AATATTGCTCCATTGCCTTTCCTGAATATTTCATTCCATTTGTCATTGGATCTTGAACAATCCACACTGTGTAAATCATAGCTTGCATTACCATTACTTCAGGGTTGTTTGGACTTTGCAAAAATGCTTCATCTGTTGCTTTTTGTGCTTTATCAAGCAATACAGATATTTTTTCTTTGTTTTCTGGTTTGAATGCTTCCACACAGTTAACCATTGCGACATAATAATTTGGTAACCAATTTGTTTTCTCTACAGATGCGATTCTTTCAAATAATGCGGAAGCTTCAGTAGATTTTCCTTCTTTCCACATTCCAAGAGCTTGTCCCATTCCTTGTTCGTATTTTGCTTGACCGAAAATTGTTGTGCTAATCAATAAAGCTAAAAAAGTAATAATTCGTAACATAGTTTTAAAATTTAGTTTGTTAATAATTTGATATTTGATGATTGAAACCCTTTGTTTGAATTTCTGAATCAAAAGTACTTCGACAATATCTCTCATAAAATTTATACTTACTGAACTGTTGTTTTTTGAGGATGAATTGTTTTTATAAACGTTATAGTATTAATACAGTATAAAAAAAACCTGAAGTACTTAGCTTCAGGTTTATAAAAAATTTATGATATAAATAAACTATCTTTCTACTACAAATTTTACACTACTTAACTTATTGTTGTCATTTACTTTTAAAAAGTAAACTCCTTTTGTTAGTGATGCAACATTAATCTCAAACTTATTATTATCTATTTTTTTAGTTGGAATTATTAATTGACCTATTGTATTGTAAACTTCAAAACTTGTATTATTATTAAACGAATTCAATTTTACACTTAAAATAGAACTTGCTGGATTAGGGAATACAGTTAAATTATTATCAATCGATTCTAAAGATTCTACTCCTAGAGCGCAAGTTCCTGTTAAATTTAGTTCAATACCCATTTGTCCTAAATTTGATGGCACAAGAGTTTGCGCTCCTCCTGTTAAAGCGGTCGTATAGTAAGAAGTGGTTAAATAAGCATTTGTATAAGTTCCCAAAGGATAATAAGCTGTTGCGTTTGCTGTTTGAGCTAAACCATAATATACTAATTGATTAGCTGCAACTGAAACAGAAGGACTAAAGTTAAATGTTTTTATACTATTTAAATCCCCATTTGCAATAGTTAAGGTATTTGTACTAGTTGCTAAAATAGTACCTGTACTACTTAAAATTACACCATATACATTTCTACCTACTGATGCTGTATTATTTGAAATAGCAGCATTTACACCTGTAATTGTTGTTGCGGTAGAAACTTGAAACGGTGTGCTCAAAATTCCTGAACCTGTACCAAAACCAACGGCTCCAGTATAACTTACAGGATTTTGGGATATACCAAAAGTATTACAACTTACAGTATTGTTAAAGCTTAAGGAGTTGTTTGTATTCACTTGATCGGTGGGAACACTTACATTTAATGTATTTGCTCCTAAAGTTGTTGGAGTCCAATCATTAAAGTTTACTGTTTGAGTTGCACCTGGCTCTATTGTAGCAATAATTTTTGCATCGGTATAAGCATTAGCACCTGTCAAGTTAGCATTTACTGTAACATTATTTAAAGTAGTGTTACTTTTATTCATTACTAATGCAGAGATTGGAACTGGTGTGCCTAACACATTTGCTACATTTCCTAAACTATTAATGCTCTCAATAGACACATCATTCGAATAAGGATTAGGGTATCCAAAACGCATAACAGGTCTAAAACTTGTTGAAGCTAATGTTGTAGGCGCTGCACTTGCACTTGCAGCCGAAACACATCCACCTACTAATCCAGTGGAATTAGAACCATAAGTAGCTGCCGTTGTAGCTGCTGTACCTGTTCTTACAAAATCATAAGCAACATAAATAGAACCTCCAGTATAAACCAATGGAGTACTCAAAGTTAAATCAATATTTGTAGCGCTTGCAGGAACTGTATAAGTACCAGAATAAACTTGTGTCATGCCAGTAATAATTGTGCTCCAATTTGTTCCTAAAGTAAAAGAAGTATCAGTACTATTTTTCATATAAACAGTTAATGTTCCAGTAACGGCAACATTTGCACCTGCTGTAGTAACAAAACCAAATAAATTCAACGAAGAACTAACTGGAATTGAGGTTAATTCTGATGTTAATACGAGCGCAGAACCTCTCATAAAAGAATGTGTACTAGTGCCATTTGGGGCACGATTTTGTGTTGTTGAAGCATCGTTTGGCGGGGCATTAACAACAGCTGTTACCTGACCATAGGTAAATCCAATATTTAAAATTAGAAATGTAAAAATTAGCGTAATTTTTCTCATAAGATATTGTTTTAGTTCCTAACTAAGGTAACTAATTTTACTTTAACAAAAAAATTTTGCTAATTTTTACAATCCTTACACAAACTTCTAAAGATTATCCAACTGATTCGTTTTCTTATCGTTACTAATCGTCCAAAAGAATCCTACAAAGAAAAATCTATCTGCTGTAGGTGTAATTGCTCTTCTATTGTATGTACCATTTGAGTCTGGAGTATTTGCATATTCGTAACCAAATACATTTTGTGTTCCCATTACATTTGAAACCGAGAAATACAATATTTTTTGTTGTGTTATAAGATAAGCCCAGTTAACACTTAAATTATTATACGTTTTAGTTTTACCATTCATAAAAGTTGACTCATTAGGATTGTTATATGGTCTTCCTGAATTGAACGTATGAGAAAAACCAACTTGTGACTTCCATTCTTCTATAAAATATTTGGTCACCAATGATGCATTGTGTGTCGCAACAAAACTTGGGGTTACTTGTGTAGTATAGTTTTTATAATCTCTTTTTGTATCGATGTAAGAATACGACAACCAATATTCTAAATATTTAATTGATTTACCATCTCTCCAAAAAACATCTAATCCTTTTGCATAACCAAAGCCATCGTTATTGAAATTACTGTTAAACATTGGCATTCCATTATCATACTTTATTAGATTCTTATAATCTTTATAGTAAAGTTCTGTACGCAACGTACGTTTGTTTTTTGTGTACTGATAATTAAAGATATAATGAGACGCTCTTTCGTTTTGCAATGAAGAATTATATTTTAAATAACTTTGATTAGGCGCTTGATCAAACATTCCGTAAGCAAATGAAAACTGACTCCCATCACTAACTTTATAAGCTAAAGAAGCTCTTGGTGAAATAGATGTTTCATTAAGCAAATTATCATTGGCTAAACGTACTCCCACTTTTGCAGCAAACTCTTTAGAGAAGAAAATATCAGCTTCACTATAAGCAGCAACAATGTTTTGATTGTAATTCACTTTTGCATTTACATTAAAACTTTCATCAAACTTTGTGATAAAGTAATCTGCACCAAAAGAAAGTTTAACTCTATCTGAAAAACTCTTTTTCAATTTTACTTTTAAATGAGAAGCATGTTCTTTATTTTCTATATCACCAATAATTAAAGATGTATTAGTTGCTCCATAACCGTAACTTAAACCTGTTGTTAACTGCCAATTACTTCCAAATTTCCCTTTATATGAAGAATTAAAGTAAAAGTTGTTGTTGTTAAGATTTACACGAGTTGGAAGTGGTGTATTAATTGATTCTTGGTTAACATCAAAACGAGAAGCATCAAAAGCAGCATACATTTTAAACATTCCAGAATTAAATTTGTATCGATACACTGTTTCACCAGATAAAGATTGAAAAGCTCTATTCCAACTTACATTTTGTGGAGCAACGGCTTGGTATGGAGCCAAATCTATATAAGCAGTGTTTACACTTATGGAGCTTTTCTCCCATTTTTTTGTATGGCCTAAACCTAATCCAACTGTCATTAGTGATATATCTGTTTGATCCTGTATTGGTTCTTCAATAGTATTTAACTGTAAAATACTTGAAAGTGCTCCTCCATACTCAGCTGAATAACCACCTGTTGAGAAAGAAATTCCGCTAAAAAGGAAAGGTGAAAAACGCCCTCTAGTTGGTAAATTATTTGTAGAAGCTCCATAAGGTTGTGAAACTCGTAATCCATCAACATAGGTTTGTGCTTCATCTGCTTCTCCACCACGTACAAATAATCTTCCACTTTCACCTACTGTTTGTGTTCCTGGTAGTGTTTGTAAAGCACCAACAATATCACCCGCAGACCCTGCTGTTGTAACAATATCAAGCGGTTTTAAAACTGAAACTCTTGCTTTATCTCCAGCTTCAAGAGTTCCTGCAGTAATAACCACAGCATCAAGCGTATTTACACTTGGACGCATTTTAAGAATAAGATTTTGTGATTTTTCAACTTCAATAACTAATTTAAAATCATCAAAAGCGAGTAAAGTAGCTACTAATATTTGCTGCCCTTTTTCGAAAGTAGTAAACACAAATTCCCCATTTGCATTTGTCATAACACCGTCATAAGTACCTTCGATGTATACGTTAACTCCTTCGAGTGGTTTGTTTTTATTATCGAACACTTTTCCCGAAACTGTTGTTTGAGCAAAGCTAAAAGTCGAAAATAAAGTTAAAATAAATGTAATTGTAGTCTTCATGGTTTTGTTTATTTGATGAAGCAAAATTGCAATCTCAATCGATACTATTAAATTTATAATTACTGAAATGTAGAATTTTGATACCGAATTGTAAATGCTCCATTTTTTTCTTTGAAATAAAACCAGTTATAAAAAACATATCCTATCAATACTATTATTAGCCTTTTCAGTATTACTAGCTCAAGATAACCTTACTCCTTATGACGGAAAATTGAACAAGGAATTAGCTGCCGATGAATATGGGATAAAGACTATTTTTCTATATTATAAAAACAGTATCAAATACTAAGGCAACTGCAGAAGAAAAATTGCCTTTAAAAATTTAAAAAGAGCTTGCATTAATTTAGATTTCAGTCAATTATTTTCAACTTTTAACTTTTTTTAAAATACTTTTTGAGGTTGAGTGCTTATTTTTGTAAACCAACATGGGTAGAATCTATTATTGATGAACAAAACAACACAACTTCGTAAAAATCATAAAGCAATTACTTCTCAAAAACTAATTATAGCTTCGGTGTTAATTGGTTTTTCGGCTGTATTTTTAGCTGTTTCTTTAAAAAAATTGACAGAACATTATGAAGAAATCCTATTTCATAAGGCAAATGCTAATTGGTTCTTATTTCTAGTTTTCCCATTATTTGGATTATCTGTAATTTATTTTTTACGCGAATATTTATTTAAAAAGAAAGAAAATAAAGGCATAAAAGAAATTTTTGAAAGCACTGGTTCTCCAACAAAGAGACTTCCAGTTTATAAAATTCCTTCTCACTTTTTTAATGGATTACTAACTGTTATTTTTGGTGGTTCTACAGGTATCGAAGTCTCGACGGTGGTAGCTTCGGCAGCAATTGGTTCTGTTGCGCAGCAAAAGGAGAATGTTTTTAAACGTCATAAAACCGAATTAGTTTGTGCAGGAATTGCAGCAGGAATTACCGCTTTATTTAACAGTCCAATTGCAGGGATACTTTTTTCTTTTGAAGTAATTTCGAGAAAAATATCTCGCTTTTATGCCATAACCATTACTATTGCTGTGGCTATTTCCTATACTTTCATTTTATTATTGGATGAAAAACCACTTTTTGAAGTAGTTATTACAACTTGGCACTTAAAAGCATTTCCTTATTTTATTTTACTAGGATTACTTGCAGGAGTAAATTCGGTATACCTTACAAGATGTGTCATCTATATAAAATCTAAATTTATTGAAATTGAAAAATATAGTACTAAAATTATAATTGGCTCATTAACTATTGGTGTTTCTTTACTGCTTTTACCTCAATTATATGGAGAAGGTTATCATGCGGTAAAAGAACTATTTTTTAATGCACAAAACTTAACCTTCTCAACATCATTTGCAGTTACCGTATTGGGAATCTTATTTTTAAAACCCATCATTACTTCGGTAACACTAGCATCTGGTGGCGATGGAGGTGTATTTGCTCCAAGTATGTTTTTAGGTGCATTTTTAGGGCTATTGGTAGCAGTAATTTTAAATACTTTCTTTAACGCTAATGTGATTCCTATCAACTTTATGGTAATTGGTATGGCTGCCATGCTTAGTGCTAGTATTCACGCTCCTTTCACATCAATTTTCTTAATTTGCGGACTAATAAACGACTACACATTATTCATTCCAATTTTAGTAGTTTGTTTAATTTCTAAAACAACTGCACAGTTTATTTATCCGTATACCGTTTATACATACAAACCAAAGAATATCAATTAATGCCAAAAAAAATTATTAAACGTGGTTATCGTAGGACAAAATATATTCTTTACAAAGAAACATTAGTTGATTTCAAAGAGCATTTTTGGGCCTTTGTTGGAGCTTTTGTTGGCATGGGAATTATTGCCTATTTGCAATATGATGCTTTTCCTAAAGAAGATTTTGTTTTTCTTATTGGTTCATTTGGTGCCTCATGTGTTTTAGTATATGGAGTAATTCAGAGTCCGCTCGCACAACCACGAAATTTAATTGGTGGACATATAGTTTCAGCAATAGTAGGAGTATCAATGGCTAAACTTTTCCCTGATATTATTTGGTTGGCTTCGGCTTTAGCGGTTGCTGGAGCAATCGTTTTAATGCAAGTAACAAAAACATTACATCCTCCAGGGGGAGCTACAGCTTTAATTGCTGTAACAGGGTCACCTACCATTTTAAAATTGGGTTATTGGTATGTTATAACACCAGTATTAACTGGAGCTACAATACTTTTATTAGTGGCTTTGGTCTTTAACAATATGACGTCCAACAGACAATATCCGACTAGCAAAAAGTTTACTAAATTTAAAAAGCGAATTAAACATAAAATTTCTTTCAAAAAAACAGATGAAAATTAACAAAATCCATCATATTGCTATCATTTGTTCTGATTATGAAAAATCAAAGCGTTTTTATACGCAAATTTTAGGTTTAGAGATTATTGAAGAAGTTTTTAGATCTGAAAGGAAATCGTATAAACTCGATTTGGCAATAAACGGAAATTATGCCATAGAGTTGTTTTCGTTTCCTAATCCTCCCGAAAGAGTTTCCAGACCAGAAGCATCGGGATTAAGACATTTAGCTTTTGAAGTAGATGATATAGAAAAAACTAGAAATTATTTACTTTCGTATTCAATAGAATGTGAAACAATAAGAATAGACGAATACACTGAGAAGAAATTTTTCTTTATTACCGATCCTGACAATTTACCAATCGAATTTTACCAAAAATAAAAAAATGAAAAAAGTACTTTTTATACTTACTGTTCTTTGTTCTGTAGCATCTCAAAGTCAAAGTTTCAATGACCGATTTAAAATTTTAATGCAATTAGGTTCAGATGCAAAATCAATGGATAACCTATTTAAAGAATGGAAACAAAAAGAACCTTCAAATCCTGAATTATATATTGGCGGATTCAATTTCTATTACCAAGAAGCCACTAAAGAAATAATGAGTCTAACACCTTCTCCTACTGAGAATCCTCAGTATGAAGTACAAGACTCTACAAAAAAACCTGTTGCTTACCTAGGAGGTCAAAAAACACAAAATGATTCTTTGTTTAATGTTTCACAAAACTTTTTAGTGGAAGGTATTAAGAAAAACCCAAAGCGATTAGATATGCGATTTGGGAAAATATATGCTTTGGGAACTTTTAATCGATTCAATGATTTTACGAGGGAATTACTTGAGACCTTAGAATACTCAAAAAAAATAAACCACAAGTGGTTATGGTCAAATAATGAGCCTTTAAAAGACGAAATTAATTTCTTAAAAGCTGCGGTTCAAGATTACCAAAACACTTTATATAAAAATAATGAAGATGGTAATATGCTTCAATTAGCTGAAAAAATGAATAGTATTTTCCCTAATGATCCTATTATTTTATGTACCCTTGGTTCTGCTTATCTAATGGATAATAAACTGGAAAAAGCACTTCCAATATTTGAAAAAGCGTATTCATTAAAATCTGATGACACTATCATAATTAACAATTTGGCTTTGTCATATTTCAACAATAAAGATTACAAAAACGCAAAACGTTTCTTCACTGTTCTTTTAGATAAAGGAGATGAAAATCAAAAAAAGCTTGCAAAAGAGAAACTTAAACAGATGGAATAAATATTATCAACAAATCGTAATTCATAATTAATAATTCGTAATTAATATTTTACCTTTGACCTTTCAATAATTCAAGCTTATGATTTACAAATTTAGAGTCATTTTAGATGCAGAAGAAGATATATTTAGAGATATCGCTATAGATGAAAATGATACTTTAGAGGATTTACACAATAGTATTGTAAATTCTTTTGATTTTGATGGCATGGAAATGGCTGCGTTTTACACTTGTGATGACAAATGGAATCAAGACCAAGAAATTCCTTTATTTGATACAGGTGACAATCCTGGAGAAGGATTAACAATGGCAGATTATTTATTGTCTGGTATGTTTGATAAGGACAGTACAAAAATGATTTATGTATATGATTTTTTCAATATGTGGACATTCTTTGTAGAACTTGCGGCTATTGAAGAACCAGAAAGCGGCGTAAGCTATCCTGATGTTTTATTTTCTCACGGAATTATGCCAATGACAGCTCCTGATAAAGAATTTGCTTCAGAAAAAGATGAATTTGGAAGTGAGTTCGAAGACGATTACGACGACGAAGACCTTGATATGTTTGAAGGAGATGATTCTTTCGAAGATTATGGATTCGAAGACAATTGGAACTAAAAAATTAAAATAAATTATTATAGAACCAAGATTTTAGATTTCTCTTTTTTCTTGGTTTTTTTATCTAAAATAGTATCAAAATGATAAATCTTTTTAATACCCACATCGACAATCTTTCTATTCATAGAGTTGGAAATAAAAGTAGAAATGAAGCTGTTTTTGTTTCAGAACAACCCTATGCACTAAATGATGAAATAATGCCTTTACTTAAAGAATTTTTCTTCAAACCGTTTAGAAGTGGCGAAGAAAACTACTATCAGTTTGCACATGATGTTGATTTAGAATACAACGAAATGTACAATTTGGCTTCAGAAATTTTCAACAACCCAAGCAATGTTCATGAAGTTTCTAAAAAGATTACAAAACACTTATTTGAGCAGTCTAATCATCCGCACATTAAAAACGGTGAAGTTTATATCGCTTATCTAACAAATGTTTCCATCGATAATAACCCTGTAGATGCAATTGGGATTTTTAAAAGTGAAATTAAAACCGATTTCCTTCAGTTTGAAGAGAAAGAAACAAATCTAGAAATGATTCTTCAACAAGGAATCAATCTTCAAAAACTAGATAAAGGGTGTTTAATTTTCAATTATAAAAAAGAAGAAGGTTACAAAATTTTAACAGTTGATAGCAACAGATATGATGCTCGTTATTGGTTAGAACATTTCCTTTCTGTGGATGCTTTTCAGGATGAGAACTTCATGACTAAAAAGTATTTAAAATTCTGTCAGGACTTTGCAAAAGATGTTGTTTTACCTGCAGAAGATAAAAAAGAAGAAGTTTTATTCATGAATCGTGCAGTAAATCACTTTGCTAAGAATGATAATTTTGAAGAAACTAATTTCTTAAATGAAGTGATTGATAATCCTGATTTGATTTCGGAGTTTAAAAACTATAAAATAGATAAAGGAGAAAAATACAGTATCGAAGATTTGACGACTTTCCCGATTGCAAATGCCGCAGTTACTGATGCGCGTCGTAAAATGAAAAATGTTATCGAATTAGATACAAACATTCAAATCAAATTAGACTTTGTAAATCCAGAGAGTGCTGAAAAATTTGTTGAAAAAGGCTGGGACGAAGAAAAACAAATGTATTACTACTTAGTATATTTTAATAAAGAACAAAAAAGTTAACCATCAACTTTTAAAACATAATAACCTAATCCTCAATAC contains:
- a CDS encoding VOC family protein produces the protein MKINKIHHIAIICSDYEKSKRFYTQILGLEIIEEVFRSERKSYKLDLAINGNYAIELFSFPNPPERVSRPEASGLRHLAFEVDDIEKTRNYLLSYSIECETIRIDEYTEKKFFFITDPDNLPIEFYQK
- a CDS encoding chloride channel protein; translated protein: MNKTTQLRKNHKAITSQKLIIASVLIGFSAVFLAVSLKKLTEHYEEILFHKANANWFLFLVFPLFGLSVIYFLREYLFKKKENKGIKEIFESTGSPTKRLPVYKIPSHFFNGLLTVIFGGSTGIEVSTVVASAAIGSVAQQKENVFKRHKTELVCAGIAAGITALFNSPIAGILFSFEVISRKISRFYAITITIAVAISYTFILLLDEKPLFEVVITTWHLKAFPYFILLGLLAGVNSVYLTRCVIYIKSKFIEIEKYSTKIIIGSLTIGVSLLLLPQLYGEGYHAVKELFFNAQNLTFSTSFAVTVLGILFLKPIITSVTLASGGDGGVFAPSMFLGAFLGLLVAVILNTFFNANVIPINFMVIGMAAMLSASIHAPFTSIFLICGLINDYTLFIPILVVCLISKTTAQFIYPYTVYTYKPKNIN
- a CDS encoding nucleoid-associated protein, with amino-acid sequence MINLFNTHIDNLSIHRVGNKSRNEAVFVSEQPYALNDEIMPLLKEFFFKPFRSGEENYYQFAHDVDLEYNEMYNLASEIFNNPSNVHEVSKKITKHLFEQSNHPHIKNGEVYIAYLTNVSIDNNPVDAIGIFKSEIKTDFLQFEEKETNLEMILQQGINLQKLDKGCLIFNYKKEEGYKILTVDSNRYDARYWLEHFLSVDAFQDENFMTKKYLKFCQDFAKDVVLPAEDKKEEVLFMNRAVNHFAKNDNFEETNFLNEVIDNPDLISEFKNYKIDKGEKYSIEDLTTFPIANAAVTDARRKMKNVIELDTNIQIKLDFVNPESAEKFVEKGWDEEKQMYYYLVYFNKEQKS
- a CDS encoding TonB-dependent receptor; amino-acid sequence: MKTTITFILTLFSTFSFAQTTVSGKVFDNKNKPLEGVNVYIEGTYDGVMTNANGEFVFTTFEKGQQILVATLLAFDDFKLVIEVEKSQNLILKMRPSVNTLDAVVITAGTLEAGDKARVSVLKPLDIVTTAGSAGDIVGALQTLPGTQTVGESGRLFVRGGEADEAQTYVDGLRVSQPYGASTNNLPTRGRFSPFLFSGISFSTGGYSAEYGGALSSILQLNTIEEPIQDQTDISLMTVGLGLGHTKKWEKSSISVNTAYIDLAPYQAVAPQNVSWNRAFQSLSGETVYRYKFNSGMFKMYAAFDASRFDVNQESINTPLPTRVNLNNNNFYFNSSYKGKFGSNWQLTTGLSYGYGATNTSLIIGDIENKEHASHLKVKLKKSFSDRVKLSFGADYFITKFDESFNVNAKVNYNQNIVAAYSEADIFFSKEFAAKVGVRLANDNLLNETSISPRASLAYKVSDGSQFSFAYGMFDQAPNQSYLKYNSSLQNERASHYIFNYQYTKNKRTLRTELYYKDYKNLIKYDNGMPMFNSNFNNDGFGYAKGLDVFWRDGKSIKYLEYWLSYSYIDTKRDYKNYTTQVTPSFVATHNASLVTKYFIEEWKSQVGFSHTFNSGRPYNNPNESTFMNGKTKTYNNLSVNWAYLITQQKILYFSVSNVMGTQNVFGYEYANTPDSNGTYNRRAITPTADRFFFVGFFWTISNDKKTNQLDNL
- a CDS encoding T9SS type A sorting domain-containing protein; this translates as MRKITLIFTFLILNIGFTYGQVTAVVNAPPNDASTTQNRAPNGTSTHSFMRGSALVLTSELTSIPVSSSLNLFGFVTTAGANVAVTGTLTVYMKNSTDTSFTLGTNWSTIITGMTQVYSGTYTVPASATNIDLTLSTPLVYTGGSIYVAYDFVRTGTAATTAATYGSNSTGLVGGCVSAASASAAPTTLASTSFRPVMRFGYPNPYSNDVSIESINSLGNVANVLGTPVPISALVMNKSNTTLNNVTVNANLTGANAYTDAKIIATIEPGATQTVNFNDWTPTTLGANTLNVSVPTDQVNTNNSLSFNNTVSCNTFGISQNPVSYTGAVGFGTGSGILSTPFQVSTATTITGVNAAISNNTASVGRNVYGVILSSTGTILATSTNTLTIANGDLNSIKTFNFSPSVSVAANQLVYYGLAQTANATAYYPLGTYTNAYLTTSYYTTALTGGAQTLVPSNLGQMGIELNLTGTCALGVESLESIDNNLTVFPNPASSILSVKLNSFNNNTSFEVYNTIGQLIIPTKKIDNNKFEINVASLTKGVYFLKVNDNNKLSSVKFVVER
- a CDS encoding tetratricopeptide repeat protein; the protein is MKKVLFILTVLCSVASQSQSFNDRFKILMQLGSDAKSMDNLFKEWKQKEPSNPELYIGGFNFYYQEATKEIMSLTPSPTENPQYEVQDSTKKPVAYLGGQKTQNDSLFNVSQNFLVEGIKKNPKRLDMRFGKIYALGTFNRFNDFTRELLETLEYSKKINHKWLWSNNEPLKDEINFLKAAVQDYQNTLYKNNEDGNMLQLAEKMNSIFPNDPIILCTLGSAYLMDNKLEKALPIFEKAYSLKSDDTIIINNLALSYFNNKDYKNAKRFFTVLLDKGDENQKKLAKEKLKQME
- a CDS encoding HPP family protein, with protein sequence MPKKIIKRGYRRTKYILYKETLVDFKEHFWAFVGAFVGMGIIAYLQYDAFPKEDFVFLIGSFGASCVLVYGVIQSPLAQPRNLIGGHIVSAIVGVSMAKLFPDIIWLASALAVAGAIVLMQVTKTLHPPGGATALIAVTGSPTILKLGYWYVITPVLTGATILLLVALVFNNMTSNRQYPTSKKFTKFKKRIKHKISFKKTDEN
- a CDS encoding plasmid pRiA4b ORF-3 family protein, translating into MIYKFRVILDAEEDIFRDIAIDENDTLEDLHNSIVNSFDFDGMEMAAFYTCDDKWNQDQEIPLFDTGDNPGEGLTMADYLLSGMFDKDSTKMIYVYDFFNMWTFFVELAAIEEPESGVSYPDVLFSHGIMPMTAPDKEFASEKDEFGSEFEDDYDDEDLDMFEGDDSFEDYGFEDNWN